From one Anopheles cruzii chromosome 3, idAnoCruzAS_RS32_06, whole genome shotgun sequence genomic stretch:
- the LOC128270093 gene encoding uncharacterized protein LOC128270093, with translation LYYSACTRIGGDALKDTFDDERYYQAITPTPALSVPATIQAVAPATAATTVIASDNSFQSEYIPVPRDERYEFAASMMPRDTRMYDTSGLVSSAAVAAVVADTGSGSLSSNPLVPVYRGDERHYYPVVSTITSSYLLDNRQYEQSLNSPSMMHDRLYQPTTHTITSGMLYNERSHYETASGNIAAITAVGGSGGHGGGGPHPSHLAGLSNSGPECHAVDIMMRSDATSVATAATVAGIEHAEASWRAEMMERQDEIDRQYLVLLPREDKIEPQDDL, from the coding sequence TTGTATTACTCCGCTTGCACGCGAATCGGTGGTGACGCGTTAAAAGACACCTTCGACGATGAACGGTACTATCAGGCGATCACACCTACACCGGCCCTGTCCGTGCCGGCCACCATACAAGCCGTGGCCCCGGCTACTGCGGCCACGACGGTTATTGCCAGCGACAACAGCTTCCAATCGGAGTACATACCGGTTCCGCGAGACGAGCGATACGAGTTCGCGGCAAGCATGATGCCCCGTGACACGCGCATGTACGACACCAGTGGGCTTGTATCGtcggctgcggtggcggccgtcgtTGCCGATACGGGATCGGGCAGCTTGTCCAGCAACCCGCTCGTGCCGGTGTATCGCGGTGACGAGCGGCACTACTACCCGGTCgtcagcaccatcaccagttCATACCTGCTCGACAACCGGCAGTACGAGCAATCGCTCAATTCGCCTTCGATGATGCACGACCGGCTCTACCAGCCAACCACGCACACCATCACCAGTGGCATGCTGTACAACGAACGATCACACTACGAAACGGCCAGTGGCAATATTGCGGCCATTACCGCTGTCGGCGGAAGCGGCGggcatggcggtggcggaccTCATCCGTCCCATCTAGCCGGTCTGTCGAATAGTGGTCCCGAGTGCCATGCAGTTGATATCATGATGCGATCGGATGCCACGTCCgtggcaacagcagccaccgtTGCCGGCATTGAGCACGCAGAGGCATCGTGGAGGGCGGAAATGATGGAACGGCAGGACGAAATTGACCGACAGTATCTGGTGTTGTTACCGCGCGAGGATAAAATAGAACCACAGGATGATCTCTGA
- the LOC128275168 gene encoding uncharacterized protein LOC128275168, whose amino-acid sequence MMTETEKNAVVATAEAEAEAEETTNADNDGNEGETQKDNEHQRKINVGNLPKDVTEQQLRDHFAGHEIERVDIYHYLRNTLALLLFKDKNSAQKAIDEKDGTMLNERRLRIHMEYITIRYTKKDVIVMVVDDDMTEEKLYDLVKEHSEVTQVFIFHPLGYVHLGKDADKTAVLEKLNSSGLKAYDVNGRDQNQHVDLWRAAKLFFRNRNRVQLLNVPQKWVEDTEELKKACSEAGTITEAVANNVNQSSSNYYARIFYETEEQAQKAAELLNGKVFDGKRIHALHLSSALLPNYKTSVYLTSLDRSVTEEQVFDHFKQYGDIDFVNRRNCGDNAIICFKSEEAVEKALACTTFPAPTEANKEATKPITVKKYDGPLVLRVAAVKRKATARPTDGKPRDGRSQRGGEGDKSLKETLFKLQTLYPVYVSNIPFSCPSHVLKEFFSAHDGEVKFIFSPQHLAYRLSAPQPVKTAMIYYTRRNDALNATKMFDKKVLNNHHLYVLPGRADSFFNQQKTLKLSKINESLSEDAIFRKMRPLGKVVRLTKKSRSVAFVEFVDAADVEKILKMKQDELPVSCVFSKITKDLSRRLYNESDPRILGTIVRLLRRNPKMLNKTTGAGPLMGTNNSPHAAGGPGPFHGGKRPRISGPPGFGNPPHFNPNNGGNNMNNNQAIQDLLRLAFMSGKNVGESLAAGGGGGGNQGHNRGGNSFNSVDPPISNQGGGNNSGNAFGGGDGGFGAGGGGGRNLNNRQNNSNFRGGNRNNQNSNVGGNRGLGGVGGNINSSNTTGNNNFGNNQNPNSGGPRGGGGGSGAAGGSVGGGGGLMNNRNNMNNRNNNQNMNKRGGGNMQQQSPLQGTVVGVASGGNQNNNSNNNNKGGMRGNNQAQGLASGGMGGSGGAGGNMAMVNRPNNMGGGGNRNNQNRNNNYNDNNSFGGGSMGGGNNNSGFGGVGGGNNFSNDNFGRNNDNNFSNDNFGGGRNDSFSNDTNFGGGRNNFGNRGNNDNFGGNRNDNFGNNRNDNFGGGGGNSNFGGGASSYGGGAGGSGSGGSRFNNDSDGLFGGNNVGAAGGSNTFNSGMNSRGNNSSNNRFSDDNVGANFGGGGNSNRGGNNYNDNSSFGNNNRGNNQKPQSLFNLGGGGGSIGSANSNMSYNNFGGNSNSGNAFRNNDNNSGGGGGKSWTSNNSGLGGGGRSNNNQDNIGRLAGSLFSRRF is encoded by the exons ATGATGACTGAAACCGAGAAGAATGCCGTAGTCGCAACCGCGGAAGCAGAAGCTGAAGCCGAGG AAACTACCAATGCCGATAATGATGGAAATGAGGGAGAAACTCAAAAGGACAATG AGCACCAACGTAAAATTAACGTCGGGAACTTACCCAAGGATGTTACTGAACAGCAGCTTAGGGATCACTTTGCCGGTCACGAGATAGAGCGCGTTGATATTTATCACTATCTACGCAACACGCTGGCACTGTTGCTGTTTAAGGATAAGAACAGCGCCCAGAAGGCGATCGATGAGAAGGATGGGACAATGTTGAACGAGCGTCGTTTGCGCATTCACATGGAGTACATCACGATTCGTTACACGAAGAAGGATGTTATTGTGATGGTCGTCGACGATGACATGACCGAGGAAAAGCTCTATGATCTTGTGAAGGAACACAGCGAAGTGACGCAGGTATTCATCTTTCATCCGCTGGGATACGTGCATCTTGGCAAGGATGCCGATAAAACCGCCGTGCTGGAGAAGTTGAATTCTTCCGGATTGAAGGCTTACGACGTGAACGGACGCGATCAGAACCAGCACGTTGATTTGTGGCGTGCGGCCAAACTGTTCttccgcaaccgcaaccgtgtGCAGCTGCTGAATGTTCCGCAGAAATGGGTCGAGGATACTGAGGAGCTGAAGAAAGCTTGCTCAGAGGCCGGCACCATTACGGAGGCGGTGGCTAACAACGTAAACCAATCATCGTCGAACTATTACGCGCGGATCTTCTATGAAACGGAGGAGCAGGCGCAAAAGGCGGCCGAACTGCTGAATGGCAAAGTGTTCGACGGAAAGCGCATCCACGCCTTGCACCTGTCATCCGCTCTGTTGCCGAACTATAAAACATCCGTCTACTTGACGTCACTCGACCGTTCCGTTACCGAGGAGCAAGTGTTCGATCACTTCAAACAGTATGGCGATATCGATTTCGTGAATCGACGTAACTGTGGAGATAATGCGATCATCTGCTTCAAGTCCGAAGAGGCAGTAGAGAAGGCACTTGCCTGCACCACGTTCCCGGCCCCAACCGAAGCCAACAAGGAAGCTACCAAACCGATCACGGTGAAGAAATATGATGGTCCTTTGGTGTTGCGCGTGGCTGCCGTGAAGCGAAAGGCTACGGCGCGCCCAACTGACGGAAAACCACGCGATGGACGCTCGCAGCGTGGCGGTGAGGGTGACAAGTCGCTCAAAGAAACTCTGTTCAAGCTACAGACGCTGTATCCAGTGTACGTGTCTAACATCCCGTTCAGCTGCCCATCACACGTGCTGAAAGAGTTCTTTTCGGCACATGACGGCGAGGTAAAGTTCATCTTTTCACCGCAGCATTTGGCCTACCGGCTAAGCGCCCCGCAGCCGGTTAAAACAGCCATGATTTACTACACGCGCCGCAACGATGCTCTGAATGCGACCAAAATGTTTGACAAAAAAGTGCTTAACAACCACCATCTGTACGTGCTGCCCGGACGTGCCGATTCGTTCTTCAACCAGCAGAAAACCCTCAAGCTTTCCAAAATCAACGAAT CCCTGTCGGAGGATGCCATTTTCCGCAAGATGCGCCCATTAGGTAAAGTTGTACGATTGACGAAAAAGAGTCGTTCGGTGGCATTCGTTGAGTTTGTCGACGCTGCCGATGTTGAAAAAATTCTGAAGATGAAACAAGACGAGCTGCCGGTCAGTTGTGTCTTTTCGAAGATCACAAAAGACCTCAGCCGCCGCCTGTACAATGAATCTGATCCTCGCATTCTTGGCACCATCGTTCGGCTGTTGCGCCGCAACCCGAAAATGCTGAACAAGACGACCGGGGCAGGGCCGCTCATGGGCACCAATAATAGTCCTCATGCTGCCGGAGGTCCCGGTCCGTTCCACGGTGGCAAGCGTCCCCGAATCAGTGGTCCACCTG GTTTCGGAAATCCACCTCACTTCAATCCCAATAACGGTGGCAATAATATGAATAACAACCAAGCTATTCAAGACCTTTTACGGTTGGCATTTATGTCCGGCAAGAACGTAGGCGAAAGCttggcggccggtggtggcggtggtggcaatcAGGGCCACAACCGCGGCGGTAATTCGTTCAACTCCGTCGACCCACCAATTTCCAACCAAGGCGGCGGTAACAATAGTGGCAACGcctttggtggtggtgacggtggcttcggcgccggtggcggtggtggccgcaatcTGAACAACCGTCAAAACAACTCGAACTTCCGCGGCGGCAACCGCAACAACCAGAACTCTAACGTCGGTGGCAATCGTGGCCTCGGCGGTGTTGGTGGCAATATCAACAGTAGCAACACTACCGGGAACAATAATTTCGGCAACAACCAGAACCCGAACAGTGGTGGCCcccgtggtggcggtggtggcagtggtgccgccggcggttccgtaggtggtggcggtggtcttatgaacaaccgcaacaacatGAACAACCGTAACAATAACCAAAATATGAACAAACGTGGAGGAGGAAATATGCAGCAACAGTCGCCGTTGCAGGGTACGGTTGTTGGAGTTGCTTCGGGAGGcaaccaaaacaacaatagcaacaacaacaataaggGAGGCATGCGGGGCAATAACCAGGCCCAGGGTCTCGCTAGTGGTGGAATGGGCGGTAGTGGAGGAGCTGGTGGCAATATGGCTATGGTGAATCGTCCGAACAATATGGGCGGCGGGGGTAACCGGAACAATCagaaccgcaacaacaactacaacgacaacaactcgttcggtggtggtagtaTGGGCGGTGGTAACAACAATAGTGGGTTTGGAGGAGTTGGTGGTGGCAACAACTTCTCGAATGACAACTTCGGTCGCAACAATGATAACAATTTTTCCAACGACAACTTTGGCGGTGGTCGCAACGACAGTTTTTCGAACGATACCAATTTTGGCGGCGGCCGTAACAACTTTGGCAACCGTGGCAATAACGACAACTTTGGCGGCAACCGTAATGACAACTTTGGTAACAACAGAAACGACAActttggtggcggcggcggaaactCCAATTTTGGAGGAGGTGCCAGctcgtacggcggcggcgccggcggtaGTGGCAGTGGTGGTAGTCGCTTTAACAACGACAGCGATGGTCTTTTCGGTGGCAACAATGTGGGTGCGGCGGGTGGCAGCAACACTTTTAATAGTGGCATGAACAGCCGAGGCAACAACTCGTCCAACAATCGCTTTAGCGATGATAATGTTGGCGCTAAttttggcggcggtggcaacagCAACCGTGGCGGCAACAACTACAACGATAACAGTAGTTTCGGTAACAACAACCGCGGAAACAACCAAAAACCGCAGTCACTGTTCAATCTGGGCGGTGGTGGGGGTTCCATCGGCTCCGCTAATTCCAATATGTCGTACAATAATTTCGGCGGAAACTCCAATTCTGGCAATGCCTTCcgcaacaacgacaacaacagcggcggcggaggcggtaAAAGCTGGACCAGTAATAACAGCGGCCTCGGAGGAGGTGGCCGGTCCAACAATAATCAGGACAACATCGGTCGTTTGGCCGGAAGCCTGTTTAGCCGCCGGTTTTAA
- the LOC128275314 gene encoding nucleolin-like produces MAENSSTMKADNKKKLNVGNLPNDVTEEELREHFADHPVESVEIFHYKTYTLALLLFKDKETATKALKEKENSVFRGRRLRMHLEYIVICHMKKDVFVYVVDNENVTEEDVYEKFKDLAKLQSVVLFHPLAYVTCTSPEDKEEAAKKIAEAGINVFECNGHDQNQHIDVLRAAKLFFRNLNRVQMYNIPESWVTSQDDLKKAVEGTGTVTEVRVTTGNFGPAAQVFYETADEAKVAAEKLNQQLFEGKRIHAHHVIATMLPNYRTSVYIEQLDKSVTEETLYDHFRQYGEIDFVNRRKFGDDHGLVCFKEASAVERALECTVLPLPKKETESTESTSSAPVETEKTIVVKKYDGPLVLDIKLPQIKKGVTTEETEEQKQRPPPTPLAKLWPIYVANLPYKADKREIKQYFSSYGGHIKFIFSPNIPTYKQSQTSMVMAALIYFARREQANEAIKAFNGKHFQSKCLHVFPGRKDTYFDTEKSIKVVRLNIAVTEEKLFEKFRKFGFIECVVKKDRTTAYIEFRDKEITEKVLKLDEKQRPVRCNVEPVTGKINKKIFKENDEKISLAMQEIIDKNPAVLENVSSDRSSGPPPLKRGRFSGPANFGMQGPRNQFNPNNGGDFSNPQVIQDLLRLAFISGKNLGEGLAISGNSNPFNSGDPPLANLNNGFGTGGNRNTFNNSNSGNFGGSSNNGGGGNMGGGNRGGNMGGVNRNFGQNIGGGGGIGGGGFRNNLGGNFGGKRFNGSQQTNRMGQNNRQGGGGGGGGGNNQNRRF; encoded by the exons ATGGCTGAAAATTCTTCAACGATGAAAGCTG ACAACAAGAAAAAGTTGAACGTTGGCAATCTGCCAAACGATGTCACCGAGGAGGAACTGCGGGAGCATTTTGCGGACCATCCGGTTGAAAGTGTGGAAATTTTCCACTACAAAACCTACACCTTAGCCCTGTTGCTCTTCAAAGATAAGGAGACGGCAACGAAGGCTCtcaaggagaaagaaaactctGTCTTCCGCGGACGTCGGCTGCGTATGCACCTTGAGTACATCGTCATTTGTCACATGAAGAAGGATGTCTTCGTGTATGTTGTTGACAATGAGA ATGTTACCGAGGAAGATGTTTACGAGAAGTTCAAAGATCTGGCCAAGCTTCAGTCGGTGGTTTTGTTCCATCCGCTTGCCTACGTGACTTGCACCAGTCCGGAGGACAAGGAGGAAGCGGCGAAGAAGATCGCCGAGGCCGGCATTAACGTGTTCGAATGTAACGGACACGATCAGAACCAGCACATTGACGTGCTGCGGGCTGCCAAGTTGTTCTTCCGCAATTTGAACCGCGTCCAGATGTACAACATTCCCGAGAGCTGGGTCACCTCCCAGGACGATTTGAAGAAGGCCGTTGAGGGCACTGGTACCGTGACGGAGGTGCGCGTCACGACCGGAAATTTTGGCCCGGCCGCGCAGGTTTTCTACGAGACGGCCGATGAGGCGAAAGTCGCTGCTGAGAAATTGAACCAGCAGCTTTTCGAGGGCAAGCGCATCCACGCGCACCACGTGATTGCGACGATGCTACCGAACTACCGGACGAGCGTGTACATCGAGCAGCTGGACAAGTCCGTCACCGAGGAAACGCTGTACGATCACTTCCGACAGTACGGCGAGATCGACTTCGTCAATCGGCGTAAGTTTGGTGACGACCACGGGCTCGTCTGTTTCAAGGAAGCCAGTGCCGTCGAGCGGGCCCTCGAGTGCACCGTTTTGCCGCTaccgaagaaagaaaccgaaagcacCGAGTCGACGTCGTCGGCCCCGGTCGAAACTGAGAAGACGATTGTCGTGAAGAAGTACGATGGTCCCTTGG TACTGGACATCAAGTTGCCCCAGATCAAGAAGGGGGTTACGACCGAAGAAACCGAAGAGCAAAAGCAGCGCCCGCCGCCGACACCACTCGCCAAACTGTGGCCCATCTACGTCGCCAACTTGCCGTACAAGGCGGACAAGCGTGAGATCAAGCAGTACTTTTCCAGCTACGGTGGCCACATTAAGTTCATCTTCTCGCCGAACATCCCAACGTACAAGCAGAGCCAAACCTCGATGGTGATGGCTGCGCTGATCTACTTCGCGCGCCGCGAGCAAGCTAACGAAGCCATTAAGGCGTTCAACGGCAAACACTTCCAGAGCAAGTGTCTTCACGTGTTCCCCGGTCGCAAGGACACTTACTTTGACACCGAAAAGTCCATAAAGGTGGTGCGCCTGAACATTGCCGTCACCGAGGAGAAGCTGTTCGAAAAGTTCCGCAAGTTCGGTTTCATCGAGTGCGTGGTGAAGAAGGATCGCACAACGGCATACATCGAGTTCCGCGACAAGGAGATCACTGAAAAAGTACTGAAGCTGGATGAAAAGCAGCGCCCAGTGCGCTGCAACGTCGAACCGGTTACGGGCAAGATCAACAAGAAGATCTTTAAGGAAAACGATGAGAAAATTTCCCTCGCCATGCAGGAAATCATCGACAAGAACCCGGCCGTGCTGGAGAACGTTTCGTCCGATCGCTCGAGTGGTCCGCCACCGCTGAAGCGCGGCCGTTTCAGCGGACCAGCCA ACTTTGGCATGCAGGGTCCGCGCAATCAGTTCAACCCGAACAATGGGGGCGACTTCAGCAACCCACAAGTCATCCAGGATCTACTCCGGTTGGCTTTCATCTCGGGCAAGAATCTCGGCGAAGGGTTGGCCATCAGTGGCAACAGCAACCCGTTCAACAGTGGCGATCCACCGCTAGCGAACCTGAACAACGGTTTCGGTACCGGTGGCAATCGGAACACCTTCAACAACTCAAACAGCGGAAACTTTGGTGGCTCCTCCaacaacggcggtggcggtaacATGGGCGGTGGTAACCGGGGCGGTAACATGGGCGGCGTCAATCGCAACTTTGGTCAGAatatcggcggtggtggcggcattggcggtggcggcttccGCAACAACTTGGGCGGTAATTTCGGTGGCAAGCGGTTCAACGGATCACAACAGACGAATCGCATGGGACAAAACAACCGCCAGGGTggcgggggcggcggtggcggtggcaacaaCCAGAACCGGCGGTTCTAA